AATTACTATTGAGCCGATTCAAAATCCAAAATATTTGTGAATCCACCTCTTGAACTGATCTAAGTgattcaaaatcccaaaatatttGTGAATACACCTCTTGAACTGATTTAAGTTTTCAATTCAtctttcaagaaaataaagaacAGTATAATTACTTATGGAATAGGATTTAAGTTTTATATGAACACTATAAAGATCTTTTTTACTTATGGTGTTTGGTAtttatttttagatttttattaaTTCGGATTCGCACCGTGTAAAACTATTAAAAGGAGAAGTGCTCCCTACTAGAATTTTTTCCATTCACCAGCTCAAATCTGAGACTTATAATTAAAGATTAAAGGATCATGTGCATCTCGACATAACGTTTCATGGGGCCGCATAAACTGTCAAAACAGAGTTAAAGACTTGAGAAGAGGCAAATTTTGGCACCAAATGTAGCCTTAGCCATATAACTCTATTCCAAATTTAGCTAACAGCTGTTGAAACCTAAAAGACTTCTTTGCAATAAGTTAAAATACTAGCTAGCAAAAAAAACAATAAATGAAAAGACTCGTGTTACCACCAATGATGCGGTGGAATATTAGATCTATCCACCTTTTAATTAGAGGTTTTGATTTTAAATGTTGTGTGAAATTTTTTTGACAGGGAGTAGTTCCTTCTTTAATGGGTCTTATGTGGCACGAATCCAAAAAACTAAGGTGGGATGACTAGTCTTCGGGTCTGCTAAGAACTTTTAGCCACTGTTTGAAACGCAACAAGTAAATAGCCACACTTTTACAGAAATACCCCCTCTTCAAATACGAAAGAACTAAAAAAGGTTTTAATCTCATGAGTCGTTTCTTGGTTTTGAACTTATAAAGGTTTGAACCTCATGAATCGTTATGGAGTTTGAAACTCTAATAAATTCTTGAACCCCATGGATAGTTATGGGGTTTGAAACCCCGGCAAATTTTTAAACCCCATGAATTGTTCCTTAAGTTCTACTTGTCAATCCTTTAAATTTCAAAACTGGAATTGATCCGTGTTTCAGTTGGGAGTGTTTTTtgtccaacaattttttttttcgtgtCAAAAGAGTGGTTAAAATAGCTCTTAATAGGGGCTAATATTGATAGCAAGTGTTAAAAGTGGCAATTTACCCACATCCTTCCGTGTTCGAAAATTAATTCTTTCGTTTTTGGTGAATATATAATAGACAGGGAAGTTAACAAAAGGAGAGAAGACAAaagattttctttttcttgtctATTAAAAGGCAACTTCCCAAATTTAGAACTGTGAAAAATCCCCATTTGGTTAGGACTATAGTTTTGCTATTTATAAAGTACCATAAATAAACAGTAAAAAAGGCACAGTACCAGACTTTTATATTGGTTAGGGCTATTTTATTTTCTATGTTGGTTTACAAGGTAAGAAAGTTTCTtggtcttcttcttttttctttttctttttctttttaaattatttttttcactCGATGTTTAGTACCTGCTTGGCTTTCTTTGCATTAACTATACAACTCGGAAGGCCAGGTATTCGACCTGTCTAAATTTTCTCTCTTTTAAAGCTACATTAATTTCTTGACTTTTACTATGTAGAAAATTTTGTTACAATGTAATAACTGTTAGCTCAATAATGAATCTGGCTCTGAGTTTGTGAGGTTTTTGCCAAATAGAAAATATTTTGCCAGATTAAATGTTAGTATTTTGAATAGTAGAACATAAaccaaataaaaataataaaccaTATCAGTAAACCAAAAAGAACCAAAAATTCCCCATATTGCTAATGTTATCTTCTCTTCTTGGTCTTTAAACACCTGACCAAATTGGAGCTTTGCCGAGGCCAGCCCATAATTTGTTTTGGGATCGTAACATTTTCAGTCAGTTGGTTAAAAAAAATTACCCATCTAGTCGGAGTAGATTATAGTCATCATGATATATATTCGTTGTATAATTGTAGTAATTACACACGGACTTCATGACAATCAATGGAGATATTGGAACAAAAAAACAGAAGATAACATTATCAATATTGGGAATTTTGCAATGAAGATAGAATGACATCAAGTTCTTGCTTGTTTGTAGCTGCATAAAAGAGTTAAGAATGAAACATGTTGGGTCATTTGTATTTTCCTTTAATTATGTTTGCTTAGATGTCTTTTGTCTATGTTTTAGTTTGTTAATTATGAGTAAGATGTTGGGAAGTAGAGTGATGTCTGTTTTGTCATGCATTATATACAGTAAAGTACGTGAAAACTTGTGgcaatttctcttttttttttgtattttaaatTATGACTAAATTATCGTTGACAGCATATTTTCTGAGGTGGACTCATAATTTGAACTTTGAGGGTTGGGGATACCGTTGAATTTATTGGTCGAAGTTTAATATTTCTACACATTTAGCAGATTTCTTAACATATGTACAAACCGATActatgaagaaattgcacggtttggccttcaaatgggttgatctttaagttttgtccttcaaatgggctagtCTTTAAATTCTGTCCTTGAAAATCTAACTTATGCCTAAAGCTGCATAAGTTCTGTAAGGGATCCGACATAATTTGTGAAATATTATGATcccaaaatataaacttatgcggCTCGAAAAAATTATTTGTGCTGAGGGCCAAAAAGTAAAAAACCAGCCCAAGAAGGGacaaaaagtgcaaatgacccatccAGCAAACTTTAATATGTAGGTTCCCACACAAATTAATAGGAGtattaggcctcatttgttttcattaagattaagacgtctgaatctgaatgcacatctgaatgattaagatgttgtctctaggtctgaacactgaatgattaagactgtttgttgaatgtttttcaacatctgaatgtgcataatgtattcatttaaacataacaaatatacaattcaaataaaaaataactaaatatcagaaaataaaatattatttgataaaaaaatgaaacacttatgttcactagtaatggtGTAGATGATTTGTAGTCATGGTGGGTGATGAGTGGAGATAGAGGTGAGGGTGGGTGGTGGGTGGTGGGTGTTGGGGTGAGAGGTGGGAGATAGTAGGGGTGGTGTGGAGTGGGGTTGGTGGTGAGAGGTGGAGGTATTGGGGAGTGAGAGTGGGGTGGGTGGTGCGAGGTTGGTGGTGGGATGGGTGGTGGGGAGAGGGTAGGTGGGATTGGGGTTGGTCATGTGGGAGTGGTGGGGAGTAGGGGGGTTGGAGTGGAGGGTGGGTGGTTGGGTGGGGTTgagggttgggggtgggggtgggggtgggttggAGTGGAGGGTGGGGGGCGGGGTTGGGGGTGGAGCTTGTGCTAAAAATAAATTcatacaaaaatacctcttaatgatattaagacgtGGTTTAAGATCTTAATGAGTAAGACTTATTCAGAcccaataagtgcttagatcttaatgcaaacaaatgaACTTAATAGCCTAAGGTCTGAAcaattcagattcagacctccaataagtgcaaacaaatgaggccttagatTCTGACTTTGATTTTAATATAGTCGACGACCATCCAGTGCATAATAATATTATTCATGACTTACTTTTTTCTTATATATGATGGAATTATTTTTTCAATTCCTCAAACCAAACGACAATAAAATAAAGCACATGTAATTGTTTTAAAAGGCTATATTTACGACTATTTTGTTATCTAATTTACAAAACTAATCCCAAATAGAAATTCTTTATTTGAACTGATaacaaataaattattttttgacaTGTTACTCGTTACAAACTAAAACATAGATAAAAGTTAAATCTAAACAAACataaaggaaaataaaaatgagCCACTACATGCTTTTACCTCCTACTTTTTTACTCAACTAGAGCTTAACTGATTGGATTAATAAATCCACAGAGCTATTACACAAAGTTAGAGATATCGTATAACAATTTATTCATTATTATCAcggaataaaaatattttatgttATAATTAATCTTCACACAACTAGCATGTGAATTAAATCTCAGAGTTGTAGCATATAACGATACAAAAAAGAAATACCCCTATTTAAATCAAAAGAAGTACATTACATCAGGTATTAATGTTCATGCTCTTAATATGTCACCAACTTGATTTGTCGCTAAAACATGTCTGAACAAACCTGGAAAAAAAAGGGTAGGATCTCACTTTCCTTTGTCGTGtttctaatttatttatttatttatttatttttgaaatcATACTAAACTAACACACTTTTCAAAACTACCGTTATCTCATATATAGTGAAATCTATGATAGAGATCTCTTGATTCAATTGGTGAAACTTCCAATGTCATAAGCAACTCTATAAAACTATGTAAGATCAAACTAATGAAGGAATTAAAACTATTACAAAGGTACATAAACAACCTATGAAATAGATTTTAAGAGAGGATTTCAATTAGAAAAATACCTTGTAGCTTCTTGCAAGTATCATCATCTGGAACTTCTTACAAAAAcctattttcattttttcctttcaTGATCTCCTTTTCTCTTCTTTCCCAGAGAATATAAAAGGAAAATATTTGCGACCACAAACAAGTAGTTGAAAGATAGCAAACATTAATGTCTCGCGAAGGTCTACCACACGTTTCACTTGAAAAAGCTAGCATTGATCTCTGAATAAACTAATATACTGGCACGTGTATATATAAAATTGTTAATATTCGGGTTATACAAACAATATAGTTGTGCAGACCTCCAAAGTAAGTATAGGGTATTTTGTTCTTTCTGAGAGAAGATAAAAGAAAAATATGTGCGACAAACAAGTAGTTGGGATATAGCAAGCATTAACACTTAAAACATACGATAATTTGCCAAGTTTCATATAAGGAAACATCGGTCtctaaataaacaaataaattgTCTTGTGTATAAAATTGTTAATATTCACATTATACAAGCAAATATTGCTCCAGAAACCTCTAAAGAATGTATCCACTTTTCTCAATTATTCACTATTTTTGGACAACACATATGTACACCGTTTTTTTCATAAAGGTTGTTGAAGCAATCAAAAGTTACCATAAGGATGTTATCCATTTCTTGCTCATTGAGCTACTGTGTaccaagatggaagaagaaaaaaagaactgTATAGTGGTCTAGATTTTAAATCAATTTTGTTTAGTTGGGTGTACTCCCCTTATAGGGATTCCAtaccgtgtgtgtatatatatcgTGTTTGATGGTCAGTGTGGCAATAAGTTTTGTTTCTACGACTACCTTCCTAGCCGTTGAAAGATTGGGTAAAAACCTTAAGTGGTGCACCAAGTGATGAAGGACAAGGTTCAAATGAGGAAAGGCTTACGGTCGACACCTAGGAACGCAGAGACGAGGAAGGGCACAGTAATCGATGAAATGCTTTAGAGAGTTGAAAATAAGCAAAGATCCGAAGATTTTCGAATAGTGCAACCTTTCGAACTGCTGCTAAATTCATGGGTAGACAAGAGACAACCTGGAGAACTAAAACATCTTAGTAGCCAAAGGAAAAGAAAGCAAAATTGATTCTATAGTAGCGGCAAGCGAAAAAGGGAGCAGCCTAAGTCTCGAATACGAGGTTGTTGGAAAGCAATAAAAGCGTCATGCTTCTACGCGACGCAGCCTGAATGTTGCACCCTAGCTAGATAGTGAAAGCCCAGTAGCTGAAAGCATCACTAGCTTACACTCTGACTTGAATAGCATGGGGGCACGTGGAATCCCCTGTGAATCAGCAAGGACCACCTTGCAAGGCTGAATACTCCTGAGTAATCAATAGCAAACTAATACGGCTAATATATATTGAATAATACACACACTAATGTATAATTTTTGTATAGTTGGTTAGCGGACATAACTACTTTTAGATGACCAATCAAATGTATAGCTTGTCCTTCTGTTTCGTTTGTGCAATTTAATATTCTATGGCAGTGGCTATTTTTGAATGGTAGGGATTGAAAAGTGTCTATTTATGGGATCACTATTTGTAAATTCTGAAGTAGCATCCACTAATCACTTTTAGTGACGTCTTTGAAACCATTGGCATAGGTTTTAAATTCCACATCTGATACTCTATAGCAATATTCTGAAATCTCACCATGATAAAGCTTCACCAATGCAATTTAAAACTTCATAACAGTGTTAATTACTTTTTAATTAGGCAATATAAATTGAAAAGTCCCATACTGAAATAGCATCCACTAATCAATTTCCAATGAATGTCTTTATAACCACTGTCATAGGTTTCAAATTCCATAGGTAAAGTTTTACAACAATAATGAATTATACAATTTAAATTTCTATAATAGtgactatttttttaaaattagtgGCTAATTTCACAAATAGCAACTCTTATATAAGATATCTCCAACTATATTTTGAAATACATGCAATGGCTAGTTGGGAATTCGGAAATAGCATCCACTAATCACTTTCTGTAATGTCTTCAAAAAATAATCACAATCATATGTTTCAAGTTTTATAGGTAAAACTCTATAACAAAATCCCGAAGTTTCACCGTGAAGTATTACCTATATGGGTGTTAagaataaggtgacttggaacacaaTGGTTATATGAGAAATGGCGATTTCAAGAATGCGGTTAATGTTCGATGAAATTCCTGAGAGAGATGTTATTTCTTGGACGGCTTTGATTAATGGATTTGTTTAAAATGGGCTTTTTGAAGAAGCTTTAGTGTGGTTTCGTGAAATGCAGTTATGCGGGGTTGAGCCTGATTATGTAACAATGATTGCCGTTCTTTCGGCTTGTGCTAATTTGGGTACTCTTGGTATAAGCCTATGGTTACACCGGTTTATCTCACGACGCATTTAAGGACAATGTTTGTGTTAATAAGTCGTTAATCGACATGTATTGTAGGTGTGGATGCATCGAATTTGCGTGTCAGGTGTTCAATGAATGTCTGAGAGAAGTTTGATTTCGTGGAATTCAATCATTGTAGGCTTAGCAATCAATGGGCATGCAGTAGATGCTTTATGATATTTCGATTTGATGCAAAATGAAGGTTTTCAACCGGATGGGGTGACCTTTACGGGAGTTCTCACAGCTTGTAACCATGCTGGTTTAGTCGAAAAGGGGTTGAATTATTTCAAAGCAATGAAAAGAGTTCATAGGATTACTCCAAGGATTGAACATTATGGTTGTATAGTCGACCTTTACAGTCATGCTGGAAGATTGGAAGAAGCATTAGGTGTTATTGAGAATATGCCAATGAAGCCAAATGAAGTTATATTAGGGTCTGTTTTAGCAGCTTGTCGAAATTTTAGCGATGTAAACTTAGCTGAAAGGCTAATGCGTTGTATCTATGAATTGGATCCGGATGGAGATTCAAATCACGTGTTGCTTTCTAATATATATGCTGCGGTGGGAAGTTGGCATGGAGCTAGTACTGTGAGGAAGAAAATGAAGACGCTCGGGATTCAAAAGAGACCGGGAATCAGTTCTATTGAGGTTCGTGGCGCCCTTCACAAATTTGTGGCTGGAGATAGAACACATATACATGCAGAGCATATTTATCCTATGCTTGAGAATTTGTCAGGTGAGCTAAGGTGAGCTAAGAGTGTCTGGATATTTTGAAGATGATGTAAGTGAATTATATGAATGTGGTTGATTACTTTCATTCTGTGCAACTACACATCATTATAAAGAAGAGTAAAGTTCTTGCTTTGAACTTGACTGATCAAGTTGGGTATAGTTGAACTTTTATCTAATCATTTGGAATGTCATAAGCTTAAAATTAAGTTTTTCTATGTGGACTACAAAAGGACTTACAGGTCCTATATATGTGTCTTGGACTAGGATCTTGTCTCCTCTTTCACAACTGATTTTGTCTCTTCTCAACTTATTTTtcacatttattttatttatagtatgataatgatatgaaaTGAGCTTAATGAAGAAGTGGGGATTCCTATAGCCGAGCCCAACTCGTCTTGGATTGAGGTGTAATTGTTGTTAGTTTCTTCTATCAGCTTGAACCAATATCAGAAAACCCTTTAGCTCCAAAAACATTCTTTTGCATTGATGACTTTGAAAGTACAGCAAAAACTATGTCATGCTTGAGTTTTCTTAGTACTACTAATAAAAAGGACAACTTTGCATCAAACTATAAGTACATGTCAAGTAAGACATGAAATCCTATTCCAACTTGGTTAGTCTAAGCCCATTCTtacttttttgtttctttttttcctCTGTTGGGCCAAAAACAACAGAAAACATAAACATGAAACCATACAATACCCTTTACCAAAAACTTAGATATAGAGctaataaaacaaaattaatacTGCATGATCATGGAGTCCTAGGTTTCTTGGGACTAGCACCATTGTGATGCAATGGATCAGGACCAGCTGGAACTCCTCTTAGCTCCCAATCAGCAAACTTCTCATTAATCTTCTCTGCATGATTGTAATAGCCCTTTCCAAATGCAGCCAACTGGCTTCCTAAAACCTGCATGCACATATATTTTAGTTTAAGAATTACTATAGCTGGAAATCAAAGCTATGATTCGCTCGTCCCCTTGTCCATTGGAACCTTGTTGCATACAACCGAATGTTTGCAACAACCCCCGCTAGATAGCCTCCACATTTCTCTCTTTTTACAGCCTCGTGGATGGACGAAAGGTGGGAAGTTATGGAAGGGGGCAGTGTGAAGGCTCGCGAAATAGCCCCTTAACCATTTTGCTTAAATAATATTCTTAATTATTTTAATCAGGTAAGCTTTAATGAATAAAAGATAGCGTATGAGAATAAGATGAGAAATTCAAAAACCTTTCTGTTTAGAAGTCTCATAGAAGCAACTTCCTTTTTCAAAATGCATTTTGAGCTGCTGCTGGTGCATCCTACATCAAAATAAAGCAATGATCAAGAACAACAC
The sequence above is a segment of the Lycium barbarum isolate Lr01 chromosome 6, ASM1917538v2, whole genome shotgun sequence genome. Coding sequences within it:
- the LOC132599508 gene encoding protein CLAVATA 3-like — encoded protein: MSLITAKHFTLLVLLCFLVIQESHGIPLSEVASMRLLNRKVLGSQLAAFGKGYYNHAEKINEKFADWELRGVPAGPDPLHHNGASPKKPRTP